From the Scytonema hofmannii PCC 7110 genome, one window contains:
- a CDS encoding type II toxin-antitoxin system VapC family toxin, translated as MTVYFLDSSALVKRYVPETGSAWIRAISDLNTGNSLIIARITWVEVRSAIARRGFALT; from the coding sequence TACTTTTTAGATAGCAGTGCTCTGGTCAAACGGTACGTGCCGGAAACTGGCAGTGCTTGGATACGGGCAATCTCGGATCTCAATACTGGCAACTCATTAATCATTGCCCGAATTACTTGGGTGGAAGTTAGAAGCGCGATCGCCCGAAGAGGTTTCGCTTTGACCTGA